The DNA sequence TTCTTGCATTTCATCCATTTCATCCATTAAAATGAACATATTTTCCTTAAGAGTTTAATACATTTGGTTCATGATAATCAACAATTGGGCATGAACCGAATGCCGGGCAGCCTCATCATTAAATAAAAGGAAGTGCTTTATTTGACAACTGTCATTGCGTTTATTTTCATGTTTGGGCTGCTCGTGTTTATCCATGAGTTTGGCCATCTCATTTTTGCAAAAAGAGCAGGAATGTTGGCAAGAGAGTTCGCAATTGGTTTCGGACCAAAAATATTCTCATTTGTAAAAAATGAAACTCTGTATACAATCCGGCTCTTGCCTGTCGGAGGTTATGTAAGAGTTGCCGGTGAGGATCCAGAAATTCAGGATTTGAATCCTGGTCAGCATATCGGTCTTGAATTTAACGGTGAAGGCAAAGTCTCTAAAATTATTGTTAACAATAAAGCGAAGCACCCATATGCCCGAGTTATTGAAGTTGAACGTGCAGACTTGGATCATGACTTAGTAATTGAAGGTTATGAACCTGAAGAGCATGGTGAAAGACTTGTCTTCCCGGTCGATCGTAAAGCTGTTTATGTACAGGATGAAAAAGAGACACAGATTGCTCCTTATGACAGACAATTCGCTTCAAAGACAAAGCGTCAGCGGGCGATGCAGCTGTTTGCCGGTCCAATGATGAACTTCCTTCTTGCAATAGTTCTTTTTATTGTGCTTGGCATCATTCAAGGAGTTCCTTCAGACACTGCTAAAATAGCGAATATCCGTGAAGGAAGCCCTGCTGAACAAGCTGGTCTTGTTAACGGAGATCAAATTGTTCAAATTAATAACAAGCACATTAAAAGCTTTGAGCAGATGGCTCTTTATATTCAGGAACACCCAGGTGAAGAGCTGGATCTTACCGTAAAGAGAGACGGCGGTTCCAAGCAATTTACACTTGTTCCGGACAAGGTTAAAGTCGAAGGGCAAGAGATCGGACGTATCGGTGTAAGCCAAGCGATGGAAAAGTCCTTTACTGGCACATTCACATATGGGTTTGAGAAGACGTATTCAACTACCAAACTTATATTGACCAACCTTTTCATGCTTGTTACTGGACAGTATTCCATTGATATGCTCTCAGGGCCTGTTGGAATCTATGATATAACCGATCAGGTCGTACAGACAGGTTTCAATAACTTCCTATTATGGACAGCCATGCTTAGCGTAAATCTTGGTATCGTGAACCTTGTGCCGCTCCCGGCACTTGATGGCGGGCGCCTTCTTTTCATTCTCATTGAAGCAGTGCGCGGCAAACCACTTGATCCACAAAAAGAAGGCATATTCCACTTTGTCGGATTTGCATTGCTAATGCTGCTTATGATTGTTGTAACTTGGAACGATATACAAAGATTATTTATGTAGCTTTCTGTGTAGAGCCCTTGTCGATACCATTTGACAAGGGCTCGAATCGATATGCGAGGATTGTAGAGGGAGGATTTTTTGATGGACTTGTCAAAACGCGAAAAGTTGACTATTTTACTCGATCAACTGCAGCTTGACGCAGCCGCAGTTGATACCTATTTTCAGAATGCTGTCCTCGAGAAACTCGAAGTATATAAAAAATCGAAAGTCTGGCATTTTCATATTAGTCTGGAAAAGCCTCTGCCATTTGCGGTATACCAGGATTTTTTAAATAACATAGGTGAAACTTTCAAGCAAGTTGCCAAAACGGATTTAACCGTTATTTGCGGTGATGACAATTATACAGAAGAACTGTTAATGCCTTATTGGAAACACTTCGCCAATCAGACTGCTTTGGGTTTACCTGCGTATAAAGATCTTTTGTTAAGCAGTAAACCTTGTCTTCACTCCGAGAAATGGGTGCTTTCTGTTCGTAATGAAATGGAAGCAGGCATAATAAAGAAAAAGCTGAATGACCCGTTTCGGGACTATATGAAAAAAGCAGGACTAGGTTCAGTGTTGTTTGATATTGAAGTGATAGAGAATGATAAGTTGATGGTGGAATTCAAAGAAAAAACAGCGCTTGAAGATAAGCAAATTATTATGAAAACCGTACAGGAAAAAGAAAAGCGTGAACAGAACAGACAGGACGCAGCTGATAACAAGCCACTTGTAATCGGCTATAATATTCCTGATGAACCAGTATCAATGGAAACAATTCAAGAAGAGGAACGAAG is a window from the Aciduricibacillus chroicocephali genome containing:
- the rseP gene encoding RIP metalloprotease RseP; amino-acid sequence: MTTVIAFIFMFGLLVFIHEFGHLIFAKRAGMLAREFAIGFGPKIFSFVKNETLYTIRLLPVGGYVRVAGEDPEIQDLNPGQHIGLEFNGEGKVSKIIVNNKAKHPYARVIEVERADLDHDLVIEGYEPEEHGERLVFPVDRKAVYVQDEKETQIAPYDRQFASKTKRQRAMQLFAGPMMNFLLAIVLFIVLGIIQGVPSDTAKIANIREGSPAEQAGLVNGDQIVQINNKHIKSFEQMALYIQEHPGEELDLTVKRDGGSKQFTLVPDKVKVEGQEIGRIGVSQAMEKSFTGTFTYGFEKTYSTTKLILTNLFMLVTGQYSIDMLSGPVGIYDITDQVVQTGFNNFLLWTAMLSVNLGIVNLVPLPALDGGRLLFILIEAVRGKPLDPQKEGIFHFVGFALLMLLMIVVTWNDIQRLFM